A portion of the Pseudomonas synxantha BG33R genome contains these proteins:
- the hemW gene encoding radical SAM family heme chaperone HemW, with the protein MTQNTSAQPLIHGGAQTPRAALPHLPPLALYIHIPWCVRKCPYCDFNSHTASKVLPEEEYVDALLADLDQDLHAVYGRELSSIFFGGGTPSLFSAAALGRLLKGVEARIRFAADIEITLEANPGTFEQEKFVAYRKLGINRLSIGIQSFQQEKLEALGRIHNGDEAVRAAGMARQAGFDNFNLDLMHGLPNQSLDDALSDLRQAIALKPTHLSWYQLTLEPNTVFWNQPPALPEDDTLWDIQEAGQALLAEHGYAQYEVSAYAQPGRPARHNLNYWSFGDFIGIGAGAHGKLSHPDGRIVRTWKTRAPKDYLNPAKSFQAGAKELTNDELPFEFLMNALRLTEGVDAKLYAERTGLDLASLDEGRREAEQSGLMQVEPSRLAATDRGQLFLNDLLQTFLS; encoded by the coding sequence ATGACCCAGAACACCTCTGCGCAGCCGCTGATCCACGGTGGCGCGCAAACACCACGGGCGGCCCTGCCCCATCTGCCGCCCCTGGCGCTATACATCCACATCCCGTGGTGCGTGCGCAAATGCCCGTATTGCGACTTCAACTCCCACACCGCCAGCAAGGTGCTGCCGGAAGAAGAGTATGTAGATGCATTGCTGGCGGATCTGGATCAAGACCTGCACGCCGTTTATGGCCGGGAACTGAGCTCGATTTTCTTCGGTGGCGGCACGCCCAGCCTGTTCAGCGCCGCCGCCTTGGGCCGCTTGCTCAAAGGCGTTGAAGCCCGTATTCGGTTCGCCGCAGATATCGAGATCACCCTGGAAGCCAACCCCGGAACCTTCGAGCAAGAGAAGTTCGTGGCGTACCGCAAACTGGGGATCAATCGCCTGTCCATCGGCATCCAGAGCTTCCAGCAAGAGAAGCTTGAAGCCCTGGGCCGCATCCATAATGGCGATGAAGCCGTGCGCGCCGCTGGCATGGCGCGCCAGGCCGGGTTCGATAACTTCAATCTGGACTTGATGCACGGCCTGCCCAATCAATCCCTCGACGATGCCCTGAGCGACCTGCGCCAGGCCATTGCGTTGAAGCCAACCCACCTGTCCTGGTATCAACTGACCCTGGAACCCAACACCGTCTTCTGGAACCAGCCGCCCGCGCTGCCCGAAGACGATACGCTGTGGGATATCCAGGAAGCCGGCCAGGCGCTGCTCGCCGAACACGGTTACGCGCAATACGAGGTGTCGGCCTATGCCCAACCGGGGCGGCCGGCACGGCATAACCTGAATTACTGGAGCTTTGGCGACTTTATCGGCATCGGCGCCGGCGCCCACGGCAAGCTCAGCCACCCGGACGGGCGCATCGTCCGCACCTGGAAAACCCGCGCACCCAAGGACTACCTCAACCCGGCCAAAAGCTTCCAGGCCGGAGCGAAAGAGCTGACCAACGACGAACTGCCGTTCGAGTTTCTGATGAACGCTCTGCGCCTCACCGAAGGGGTCGATGCCAAGCTCTACGCCGAACGCACCGGCCTTGATCTGGCCAGCCTCGATGAAGGCCGCCGCGAGGCAGAACAAAGTGGATTAATGCAGGTCGAACCGTCACGCCTGGCGGCAACCGACCGCGGGCAACTCTTTCTCAATGACCTGTTGCAGACGTTTTTGAGCTGA
- a CDS encoding DUF3392 domain-containing protein — MDLVLDLLATVSRWSRSNLSEISLALVGCLLVLFGADIKGWVEARLGNIAGALRVPLMALLCLIGSGAALIYATPWIVRGLSQFNNYSLAPVLIVVLVLIGVVADRR; from the coding sequence ATGGATCTGGTACTCGACCTGCTCGCCACCGTATCCCGCTGGAGCCGTAGCAACCTGTCGGAAATCTCCCTGGCCCTGGTGGGTTGTCTGCTGGTGCTGTTCGGCGCAGATATCAAGGGCTGGGTCGAAGCACGCCTGGGCAACATTGCCGGCGCCTTGCGCGTACCCTTGATGGCCCTGCTGTGCCTGATCGGCAGCGGTGCGGCGTTGATCTACGCTACGCCGTGGATTGTGCGGGGGCTGAGCCAGTTCAACAACTACAGCCTGGCGCCGGTGTTGATCGTGGTGCTGGTGTTGATTGGGGTAGTGGCAGACCGCCGCTGA
- the trmB gene encoding tRNA (guanosine(46)-N7)-methyltransferase TrmB, whose amino-acid sequence MTESNETPNTVEAGDESKHRRIKSFVMRAGRMTEGQQKGLEQGTPLYVLPLADAPVDYDQVFGRSAPRSLEIGFGMGHSLLEMAAAAPEQDFIGVEVHRPGVGALLNGVLTQGLTNLRVYDCDAIEVLNRCIADNSLDRLMLFFPDPWHKARHHKRRIVQASFAELVRSKLKVGGILHMATDWEPYAEYMLEVMNVAPGYRNLAEDGKCVPRPAERPITKFERRGERLGHGVWDLKFEKLA is encoded by the coding sequence ATGACTGAATCAAACGAAACGCCGAACACCGTGGAAGCGGGCGACGAGTCCAAGCACCGCCGCATCAAGAGTTTTGTGATGCGCGCCGGCCGTATGACCGAAGGCCAGCAAAAGGGCCTGGAGCAAGGCACGCCGCTGTACGTGTTGCCGCTGGCCGACGCGCCGGTGGATTACGACCAGGTGTTCGGTCGTTCGGCCCCGCGGTCCCTGGAAATCGGATTCGGTATGGGTCACTCCCTGCTGGAGATGGCCGCTGCCGCGCCGGAGCAGGATTTCATCGGTGTGGAAGTCCACCGTCCAGGTGTCGGCGCATTGCTCAATGGCGTGCTGACCCAGGGCCTGACCAACCTGCGAGTCTACGACTGCGACGCGATTGAAGTGCTCAACCGCTGCATCGCCGACAACAGCCTCGACCGCCTGATGCTGTTCTTCCCGGACCCATGGCACAAAGCCCGTCACCACAAGCGCCGTATCGTCCAGGCCTCCTTCGCGGAGCTGGTACGCAGCAAGCTCAAGGTGGGCGGCATCCTGCACATGGCCACCGACTGGGAACCGTACGCGGAATACATGCTGGAAGTGATGAACGTTGCCCCTGGCTACCGCAACCTGGCGGAAGACGGCAAATGCGTGCCACGCCCGGCCGAGCGGCCGATCACCAAGTTCGAACGCCGTGGTGAGCGGTTGGGGCATGGGGTGTGGGACTTGAAGTTCGAGAAGTTGGCTTAA
- a CDS encoding thiazole synthase, which translates to MSIVRNDKPFVLAGRTYQSRLLVGTGKYRDMEETRQAIEASGAEIVTFAVRRTNLGQIEGEPNLLEVLSPDRYTFLPNTAGCYDAIEAVRTCRLARELLDGHNLVKLEVLADQKTLFPNVIETLKAAETLVKEGFDVMVYTSDDPIIARQLAEIGCIAVMPLAGLIGSGLGICNPYNLQIILEEAKIPVLVDAGVGTASDATIAMELGCDAVLMNSAIAHAQQPVMMAQAMNHAIVAGRLAYLAGRMPKKLYASASSPLDGLIK; encoded by the coding sequence ATGAGCATCGTTCGTAACGACAAGCCTTTCGTCCTGGCCGGTCGTACCTACCAGTCCCGCTTGCTGGTCGGCACCGGCAAATACCGCGACATGGAAGAGACCCGCCAGGCCATCGAAGCCTCGGGTGCCGAAATCGTGACGTTCGCCGTGCGCCGCACCAACCTGGGCCAGATCGAAGGCGAACCGAACCTGCTCGAAGTGCTGTCCCCAGACCGCTACACCTTCCTGCCGAACACCGCCGGTTGCTACGACGCCATCGAAGCCGTGCGCACCTGCCGCCTGGCCCGTGAGTTGCTGGACGGCCACAACCTGGTGAAGCTGGAAGTGCTGGCCGACCAGAAAACCCTGTTCCCCAACGTGATCGAAACCCTCAAGGCCGCCGAGACCCTGGTCAAGGAAGGCTTCGACGTGATGGTCTACACCAGCGATGACCCGATCATCGCCCGGCAGCTGGCAGAAATCGGCTGTATCGCCGTGATGCCACTGGCTGGCCTGATCGGTTCCGGCCTGGGCATCTGCAACCCGTACAACCTGCAGATCATCCTCGAAGAAGCCAAAATCCCGGTGCTGGTGGACGCGGGTGTGGGCACGGCCTCCGACGCGACCATCGCCATGGAGCTGGGTTGCGACGCGGTGCTGATGAACTCGGCCATCGCCCATGCCCAGCAGCCGGTCATGATGGCCCAAGCCATGAACCACGCCATCGTCGCGGGCCGCCTGGCCTACCTCGCCGGGCGGATGCCGAAAAAACTCTATGCCAGCGCCTCTTCGCCGCTGGATGGTCTGATCAAGTAA
- the thiS gene encoding sulfur carrier protein ThiS has translation MRIQLNGEPFELPDGETVAALLTRLDLTGRRVAVELNLDIVPRSQHAEISLKENDQVEVVHAIGGG, from the coding sequence ATGCGCATTCAGTTGAACGGCGAACCCTTTGAACTGCCCGACGGTGAAACCGTCGCGGCCCTGCTGACCCGCCTGGACCTGACCGGGCGTCGCGTCGCAGTGGAGCTCAACCTGGATATCGTTCCGCGTAGCCAGCACGCCGAGATCTCGCTGAAGGAAAACGACCAGGTCGAAGTGGTCCACGCCATCGGTGGCGGCTAG
- a CDS encoding DUF423 domain-containing protein, which yields MLRSFLMLAAFFGFTGVALGAFAAHGLKNRLSADYLAIFHTGVTYQLVHALALFGVALLAAHIPGRLVSWAGISFTVGILLFSGSLYVLTMTGISKLGIITPFGGLAFLLGWFFLGLAAWRLQL from the coding sequence ATGCTGCGTAGCTTTCTGATGCTGGCTGCCTTTTTCGGTTTTACCGGTGTCGCCCTGGGGGCGTTCGCCGCCCACGGCCTGAAAAACCGCCTGAGCGCCGACTACCTGGCGATCTTCCATACCGGCGTGACCTACCAACTGGTGCACGCCCTGGCGTTGTTCGGCGTGGCGTTGCTGGCGGCGCATATTCCCGGTCGATTGGTCAGTTGGGCGGGTATCTCGTTTACCGTCGGTATCCTGCTGTTCTCGGGCAGCCTGTATGTGTTGACGATGACTGGCATCAGCAAACTCGGGATCATCACGCCGTTTGGCGGGCTGGCGTTCCTGCTTGGCTGGTTCTTCCTTGGCCTGGCAGCGTGGCGCTTGCAGCTTTGA
- the mtgA gene encoding monofunctional biosynthetic peptidoglycan transglycosylase: MLRVLFKRFLNVVKWFAIGSVLLVLLFRVVPPPFTALMVERKVESWIDGEPIDLQRNWVPWDEISDDLKVAVMAGEDQRFPQHWGFDFGAIQAAILHNERGGSIRGASTLSQQVSKNLFLWAGRSYLRKGLEAWFTGLIEVLWPKERILEVYLNSVEWDEGVFGAEAAARHHFGVSAKGLSRQQASYLAAVLPNPRVWSASHPTAYVARRAAWIRQQMSQLGGSGYLAELNNSRKAPWSD, translated from the coding sequence ATGCTGCGTGTCCTCTTCAAACGCTTTCTCAACGTCGTGAAATGGTTTGCCATCGGCAGTGTGTTGTTGGTTCTGCTGTTTCGTGTGGTGCCGCCCCCGTTCACCGCGCTGATGGTGGAGCGCAAGGTCGAGTCCTGGATCGACGGCGAACCCATTGACCTGCAACGCAACTGGGTGCCGTGGGATGAAATCAGCGATGACCTCAAAGTGGCGGTGATGGCCGGTGAAGACCAGCGCTTCCCGCAACATTGGGGCTTTGATTTTGGCGCGATCCAGGCCGCGATCCTGCACAACGAGCGCGGCGGTTCGATTCGCGGCGCCAGTACGCTGAGCCAGCAAGTGTCGAAAAACCTGTTCCTGTGGGCCGGCCGCAGCTATTTGCGCAAGGGCCTGGAGGCATGGTTTACCGGGTTGATCGAGGTGCTGTGGCCCAAGGAGCGGATTCTTGAGGTGTACCTCAACAGCGTGGAATGGGATGAAGGCGTGTTTGGTGCAGAGGCGGCGGCGCGACATCACTTTGGCGTGAGCGCCAAGGGGCTTTCACGGCAACAAGCCAGTTACCTGGCGGCGGTGTTGCCTAATCCAAGGGTGTGGAGTGCCAGTCATCCGACCGCGTATGTGGCCAGACGAGCGGCCTGGATTCGCCAGCAGATGAGTCAATTAGGTGGCAGTGGTTACTTGGCGGAGCTGAACAACTCCCGAAAAGCACCTTGGTCCGACTGA
- the rpoH gene encoding RNA polymerase sigma factor RpoH, producing the protein MTTSLQPAYALVPGANLEAYVHTVNSIPLLTPEQERELAESLYYEQDLGAARQMVLAHLRFVVHIARSYSGYGLAQADLIQEGNVGLMKAVKRFNPEMGVRLVSFAVHWIKAEIHEFILRNWRIVKVATTKAQRKLFFNLRSQKKRLAWLNNEEVHRVAESLGVEPREVREMESRLTGHDMAFDPAAEADDDSAFQSPANYLEDHRYDPARQLEDADWSDNSNHNLHEALEVLDERSRDILYQRWLAEEKATLHDLAQKYNVSAERIRQLEKSAMNKLKLSIAA; encoded by the coding sequence ATGACCACTTCTTTGCAACCTGCTTATGCCTTGGTCCCGGGTGCGAACCTGGAGGCCTATGTGCACACGGTCAACAGCATTCCATTGCTGACACCCGAGCAGGAGCGTGAACTGGCCGAGAGTCTCTACTATGAGCAGGATTTGGGGGCGGCTCGGCAGATGGTGCTCGCCCACCTGCGTTTTGTCGTACATATCGCCCGTAGCTATAGCGGCTACGGCCTGGCCCAGGCTGACCTGATTCAGGAAGGCAACGTTGGCCTGATGAAGGCTGTAAAGCGCTTCAACCCTGAAATGGGTGTGCGCCTGGTGTCGTTTGCCGTGCACTGGATCAAGGCGGAAATCCACGAGTTCATCCTGCGCAACTGGCGCATCGTGAAAGTGGCGACCACCAAGGCCCAGCGCAAGCTGTTCTTCAATCTGCGCAGCCAGAAAAAACGCCTGGCGTGGCTGAACAACGAAGAAGTCCACCGCGTGGCCGAAAGCCTCGGTGTGGAGCCTCGTGAAGTGCGCGAGATGGAAAGCCGCCTGACCGGCCATGACATGGCCTTCGACCCAGCCGCCGAAGCGGATGACGACAGCGCCTTCCAATCGCCTGCCAACTACCTGGAAGACCACCGGTACGACCCGGCGCGTCAACTGGAAGATGCCGACTGGAGCGACAATTCCAACCACAACCTGCACGAAGCGCTGGAAGTGCTGGACGAACGCAGCCGTGACATTCTCTACCAGCGCTGGCTGGCGGAAGAGAAAGCCACGCTGCATGACCTGGCGCAGAAGTACAACGTGTCGGCTGAGCGGATTCGTCAGCTTGAGAAAAGCGCGATGAACAAGTTGAAGTTGTCGATTGCTGCGTAA
- the ftsX gene encoding permease-like cell division protein FtsX — protein sequence MSATRSPKVSERVAPKPADPQPPKKKRDEDDGPDFGTLLHAWIESHRASLLDSLRRLGKQPIGSFFTCLVMAVALSLPMGLSLLLNNVERLGGSWQRAAQISLYLNLDTSSKDGEALRDDIKNIPGVADAEYISRDQALEEFQQQSGLGEALKELPQNPLPGVVLVTPNEVDKPALEALRQKLAEMPKVQQAQLDLVWVERLAAILKLGDRFVFGLTVLLVSALLLVIGNTIRLHIENRRTEIEVIKLVGGTDSYVRRPFLYMGALYGLGAGVLSWGVLAFGLNWLNDAVVGLAGLYGSDFALAGVPVADGLSLLLGAVLLGYIGAWIAVARHLRELAPK from the coding sequence ATGAGTGCTACCCGTAGCCCCAAAGTATCCGAACGCGTGGCACCCAAGCCTGCCGATCCGCAACCGCCGAAGAAAAAGCGTGACGAAGACGATGGCCCGGACTTCGGCACCTTGCTGCACGCCTGGATCGAAAGCCATCGCGCCAGCCTGCTTGACAGCCTGCGGCGCCTGGGCAAACAGCCGATCGGCAGCTTTTTCACCTGCCTGGTCATGGCCGTAGCCTTGAGCCTGCCGATGGGCTTGTCGCTGCTGCTTAATAATGTGGAACGCCTCGGCGGTTCCTGGCAGCGGGCGGCGCAGATATCGCTGTACCTGAACCTGGACACCAGCAGCAAGGACGGCGAAGCGCTGCGCGACGACATCAAGAACATTCCGGGCGTGGCGGATGCCGAATACATCAGCCGCGATCAAGCCCTTGAAGAGTTCCAGCAGCAATCCGGCCTGGGCGAGGCGCTCAAGGAACTGCCGCAGAACCCGCTGCCGGGCGTGGTGCTGGTGACGCCGAATGAGGTCGACAAGCCGGCGCTGGAGGCCCTGCGACAAAAACTCGCAGAGATGCCCAAGGTGCAACAGGCCCAACTTGATCTAGTCTGGGTAGAGCGCCTGGCCGCGATCCTCAAGCTGGGTGACCGCTTTGTGTTCGGCCTGACGGTGTTATTAGTGTCTGCATTACTTTTGGTGATAGGTAATACCATTCGTCTTCATATTGAAAACCGTCGCACCGAGATAGAAGTGATTAAACTGGTCGGCGGCACGGACAGCTATGTACGCCGTCCTTTCCTGTACATGGGCGCGCTTTATGGCCTGGGTGCCGGGGTGTTGTCCTGGGGCGTGCTGGCGTTTGGCCTGAATTGGTTGAACGACGCGGTTGTCGGGCTGGCCGGTTTGTATGGCAGTGATTTTGCCCTGGCCGGGGTGCCGGTAGCCGATGGTCTGAGTCTCTTGCTTGGCGCGGTGTTGTTGGGGTATATCGGTGCCTGGATTGCGGTAGCACGGCATTTACGTGAACTGGCGCCGAAGTAG
- the ftsE gene encoding cell division ATP-binding protein FtsE, with translation MIRFEQVGKRYANGHVGLHELSFRVRRGEFLFVTGHSGAGKSTLLRLLLAMERPTTGKLLLAGQDLATISNAQIPFLRRQIGVVFQNHQLLFDRTVFNNIALPLQILGLSKAEIVKRVDSALERVALSDKTDLYPGDLSTGQQQRVGIARAIVHRPALLLADEPTGNLDPRLAAEIMGVFEDINRLGTSVLIASHDLALIARMRHRMLTLQRGRLIGDGEAGV, from the coding sequence ATGATTCGATTTGAACAGGTCGGTAAACGCTATGCCAACGGGCATGTGGGCTTGCATGAGCTGAGCTTTCGAGTGCGTCGCGGCGAGTTCTTGTTTGTCACCGGTCACTCGGGCGCTGGCAAAAGCACGCTGTTGCGCCTGTTACTCGCCATGGAGCGCCCGACCACCGGCAAGTTGCTGCTGGCGGGCCAGGACCTGGCTACCATCAGCAATGCGCAAATTCCGTTTCTACGCCGCCAGATCGGCGTGGTGTTCCAGAATCACCAGCTGCTGTTCGATCGCACGGTGTTCAACAACATCGCGCTGCCGCTGCAGATTCTCGGGCTGTCCAAAGCCGAAATCGTCAAGCGCGTGGATTCGGCGCTGGAGCGCGTGGCCTTGTCGGACAAGACCGACCTTTACCCGGGGGACCTGTCCACCGGCCAGCAACAGCGCGTCGGTATTGCCCGCGCCATCGTCCACCGCCCGGCCTTGCTGCTGGCGGACGAACCCACCGGTAACCTCGACCCGCGCCTGGCGGCCGAGATCATGGGGGTGTTCGAAGACATCAATCGGCTGGGCACCAGCGTATTGATCGCCAGCCACGACCTGGCCCTGATCGCCCGTATGCGCCATCGCATGTTGACCTTGCAACGCGGCCGCTTGATCGGTGATGGGGAGGCTGGCGTATGA
- the ftsY gene encoding signal recognition particle-docking protein FtsY: MFGSNDDKKSPAAAGEKKGLFGWLRKKPQETVVEQPQVQAEPIPEPIVEAEPVAETPAPVVLPIAEPVLQPVVEAEPEPEPEPEHKPWLALPVAEEPVALVEDVQAEHVTPPIPVAPPVEVVVQTPPAVEIPVEVPAVVAAPAVIEEPVAPAETSKSGFFARLKQGLSKTSASIGEGMASLFLGKKVIDDELLEDIETRLLTADVGVEATAVIIQSLTQKVARKQLTDADALYKSLQAELAAMLKPVEAPLVITPNKPFVILVVGVNGAGKTTTIGKLAKKLQGEGKKVMLAAGDTFRAAAVEQLQVWGERNKIPVIAQHTGADSASVIFDAVQAAKARNIDVLIADTAGRLHTKDNLMEELKKVRRVISKLDADAPHEVLLVLDAGTGQNAISQAKQFNQTVQLTGLALTKLDGTAKGGVIFALAKQFGLPIRYIGVGEGIDDLRTFEAEPFVQALFAERERS, translated from the coding sequence ATGTTTGGTTCCAACGACGACAAGAAGAGCCCAGCTGCGGCTGGCGAGAAAAAAGGCCTGTTCGGATGGCTGCGCAAAAAGCCGCAGGAAACCGTCGTCGAACAGCCACAGGTTCAAGCCGAGCCTATTCCAGAGCCTATAGTAGAAGCCGAGCCGGTTGCCGAGACGCCGGCGCCGGTGGTGTTGCCCATCGCGGAGCCGGTATTGCAGCCGGTGGTCGAGGCAGAACCCGAGCCGGAGCCCGAGCCCGAGCACAAACCGTGGCTTGCGCTACCGGTAGCCGAAGAGCCGGTGGCACTGGTTGAAGATGTGCAGGCTGAACACGTGACGCCGCCCATTCCGGTGGCGCCACCGGTAGAGGTAGTGGTCCAGACGCCGCCAGCGGTCGAAATCCCGGTTGAAGTGCCTGCTGTCGTTGCCGCGCCTGCTGTGATCGAAGAGCCTGTCGCGCCTGCCGAAACCAGCAAGAGCGGCTTTTTCGCCCGCCTCAAGCAGGGCCTGAGCAAGACCAGCGCCAGCATCGGCGAAGGTATGGCCAGCCTGTTTCTGGGCAAGAAGGTCATTGACGATGAACTGCTGGAAGACATCGAAACCCGCCTGCTCACCGCTGATGTGGGGGTCGAAGCCACCGCCGTAATCATCCAGAGCCTGACCCAGAAGGTCGCGCGCAAGCAACTGACCGACGCCGATGCGTTGTACAAATCCTTGCAGGCCGAACTGGCTGCAATGCTCAAGCCCGTGGAAGCGCCGCTGGTGATCACCCCGAACAAGCCGTTCGTGATCCTGGTGGTCGGCGTCAACGGCGCGGGCAAAACCACCACCATCGGCAAGCTGGCCAAGAAGCTGCAGGGCGAGGGCAAGAAAGTCATGCTCGCCGCCGGTGACACCTTCCGTGCCGCCGCCGTCGAGCAGTTGCAGGTATGGGGCGAACGCAACAAGATCCCGGTGATCGCCCAGCACACCGGTGCCGATTCCGCTTCGGTGATCTTCGATGCCGTGCAAGCTGCCAAGGCGCGTAATATCGACGTGTTGATCGCCGATACCGCCGGGCGCCTGCACACCAAAGACAACCTGATGGAAGAGCTGAAGAAAGTCCGCCGTGTGATCAGCAAGCTCGACGCCGATGCGCCGCATGAAGTCTTGCTGGTGCTCGACGCCGGTACTGGTCAGAACGCCATCAGCCAGGCCAAACAATTCAACCAGACGGTGCAGCTGACCGGCCTGGCATTGACTAAGCTCGACGGCACGGCCAAAGGCGGAGTGATTTTCGCCCTGGCCAAACAGTTCGGGTTGCCGATTCGTTATATCGGTGTCGGTGAAGGTATCGACGACCTGCGCACCTTTGAAGCCGAACCCTTTGTACAGGCACTGTTTGCCGAGCGGGAGCGTTCATGA
- a CDS encoding M16 family metallopeptidase, translating to MNALARRAAGLLLSTVCLPLSAFAADPQPTHEFTLDNGLKVVVREDHRAPVVVSQVWYKVGSSYETPGQTGLSHALEHMMFKGSAKVGPGEASLILRDLGAEENAFTSDDYTAYYQVLARDRLGVAFELEADRMASLRLPADEFSREIEVIKEERRLRTDDNPMSKAYERFKAMAFPASGYHTPTIGWMADLERMKVEELRHWYQSWYVPNNATLVVVGDVTPDEVKSLAQRYFGPIPKRDVPPAKIPLELAEPGERLLTLRVQTQLPSVFLGFNVPGLATAEDKRSVQALRLISALLDGGYSARISEQLERGEELVSAASTNYDAYTRGDTLFMLSATPNQQKQKTVAQAEAGLWRLLDELKAKPPTAEELERIRAQVIAGLVYQRDSITSQATAIGSLETVGLSWKLMDTELADLQSVTPEDIQKAARTYFTRERLSVAHVLPEETAHE from the coding sequence ATGAATGCTCTAGCCCGCCGCGCCGCAGGCCTGCTGCTCAGCACAGTTTGTCTGCCCCTTTCAGCCTTCGCTGCCGACCCACAACCCACCCATGAATTTACTCTGGATAACGGCCTTAAAGTGGTCGTGCGCGAAGACCATCGCGCGCCAGTGGTGGTTTCCCAGGTCTGGTACAAGGTTGGTTCAAGCTACGAAACCCCAGGCCAGACCGGTTTGTCCCACGCCCTTGAACACATGATGTTCAAAGGCAGCGCCAAGGTCGGCCCCGGCGAAGCCTCGCTGATCCTGCGTGACCTGGGCGCCGAAGAAAACGCGTTCACCAGCGATGACTACACCGCGTATTACCAGGTGCTGGCCCGCGACCGCCTGGGCGTGGCCTTTGAGCTGGAAGCCGACCGCATGGCCAGCCTGCGCCTGCCGGCCGACGAGTTCAGCCGCGAAATCGAGGTAATCAAGGAAGAACGCCGCCTGCGCACCGACGACAACCCGATGTCCAAGGCCTATGAGCGCTTCAAGGCCATGGCCTTCCCGGCCAGCGGCTACCACACGCCGACCATTGGCTGGATGGCTGACCTTGAGCGCATGAAGGTCGAGGAGCTGCGCCACTGGTACCAATCCTGGTATGTGCCCAACAACGCTACCCTGGTAGTGGTCGGCGATGTGACCCCGGACGAGGTGAAAAGCCTGGCCCAGCGGTACTTCGGCCCGATCCCCAAGCGTGATGTGCCACCGGCGAAGATCCCACTGGAGCTGGCCGAACCCGGCGAGCGCCTGCTGACCCTGCGGGTGCAGACCCAACTGCCAAGCGTGTTCCTGGGCTTCAACGTACCGGGCCTGGCCACCGCCGAAGACAAACGCTCGGTGCAAGCCTTGCGCCTGATCTCGGCCCTGTTGGACGGCGGCTACAGTGCACGTATCTCCGAGCAACTGGAACGTGGTGAGGAGCTGGTATCCGCCGCGTCCACCAACTACGACGCCTATACCCGTGGCGATACGTTGTTCATGCTCTCGGCCACGCCCAACCAGCAGAAACAAAAGACCGTCGCCCAAGCCGAAGCCGGCCTGTGGCGCCTGCTTGATGAGTTGAAAGCCAAGCCGCCGACCGCTGAAGAACTGGAGCGCATCCGTGCTCAGGTCATCGCCGGCCTGGTGTACCAGCGCGACTCCATCACCAGCCAGGCCACTGCCATCGGCTCCCTGGAAACCGTCGGCCTGTCCTGGAAGCTGATGGACACCGAACTGGCCGACCTGCAAAGCGTGACGCCAGAAGATATCCAGAAAGCTGCGCGCACCTATTTCACCCGCGAACGTCTGAGCGTCGCCCATGTTTTGCCTGAGGAGACCGCTCATGAGTGA